CAGTCCATCAGCGAGAGGAAGACACGGGCGGGCAGTTCGTGGGCGAACTGAGAGATGAACTCGGCCTCGCCCTTCGGTGCGAACTCGTCGATGAGCTCGTTGACCTGAACCCGGATATCGTCGCTGAGCTTCTTCATCCGCTGCGGGCTGAACAGCGGCTGCAGGGCGTGCCGGTACGCCGTGTGGTCGGGCGGGTCGAGCTCCAGCGGGATGAACCTGCCGAAATCGGCCGGGGTGACCAAGTTGTTCGGGTAGCTCGAGAAGGTCTCCGCGTCGGTGAGGATCTCGTGGATCTCCTTGTAGTGGGTGACGATCCAGTGCCCGCCGTGGTGCGGCGAGTACACGACCGGCCCCTTCTCGGCGAGCTCAGCGACCCGCTCCTGCATAACATCGACAGGCGTGGCCAGGGCCTGGTCGTAGACGTCGAAATCGACCACAAGGTTGGCTGGAACCTTCTCGATTGTCGTCATTTCCGTTGTCTCCGTTCGGAAGTCGTTGGGCTGGGTTACCGTACCGGTCAGGGCACGGGTTCAGGATTCAAGTCCTCGGGGAACCACATCCCGACGCGCGCCAGCGTGCCGCCGTCGGTGGCGCCGATGGTGGCGCCGGAGATGTAGCCGGAGTCGTCGCTGACGAGGAAGAGTGCAACCTTGGCGTTGTCGTCCAGTGACGGCGGCCGGGGCAGCTTGAGCGGAATGGGCGACACGGTCGGGTTCCACGGGCCGGCCGACTCCTCATACGACTGACCGACCACCGGCGCGCCGGGAGGCATGAGGAAGTTCGGCGACATGCCGTGCGTGGGCGCGATCGCGTTGACGCGGATGCCGTACCGGCCCAGGTCCAGGCTCAGACCCCGGACCAGTCCGTTGACCCCCGCCTTCGTCGCGCAGTAGAGCGCGATCTTCGGATAGGCGACCAACGATGCGGCCGACGATGTCGCCAGGATGACGCCGCCGCCGTTGGCCTTCAGGTGCGGTACCGCGGCCTGTGCCGTGTAGATGACGCCGCTCAGATTGGTCCCGAGAACGTGCTGCCAGTCGTCCTCGGTGAGGTCCTCGAACTCCACGGCGTCTTCCAACCCGAGCGCCGCCGCCCCGCCGCGGGACACGATTCCCGCGTTGGCCCAGGCGATGTCGAGCTTGCCGTAGTGCTCGACGGTCTGGTTGACGGCGTCGGTGATCTGTTTCTTGTCGGACACATCCGCCGTGATCGCGATGGCGTCGCCGCCGGCCTGCTCCACCAGCTTGAGGGTCTGCTCAGCCCGGTCGCCGTCGATGTCGACGATGGCCACTCGAGCGCCCTCGCCGGTGAACAACACCGAACAGTGGCGTCCCAGGCCCGAGCCCGCCCCCGTGATCAACGCGACCTTGCCTTGCAGTCTCATGACCCTCCCTTGGGTGATGTGGCGGCTCTCCACGCAATGCTGGCGGCCCGCCTGAACGCGATCCGATGATGCTTGCGGTTTGGTGTCTGTGACCCGCACCACTGACGGTCAAAAACCTTACGGCAATAGGTATAAGACGTCAATCAAGAAATGTCAGCTGACAGAGATCGCGACCATAAGCACAGTTCAGAAGCATTATTAGCTGTCGGATAATGGCTAGCTCGCCGCCGCGGCGCTAAGCATCGTTAGCTTTCGAAGCAGAATCTGCACCGCCCAATGACGATGGCCAGCGCCGCGCAGCAGCTCCATGCCTCCGAGCGGATGCTGCGCCGCCAGCTGGCCAACGCCGGAGAGCATTTCAGCACGGCGCGGGACCGAGTTCGAGAACGCTGCGCAACGTTTCTTCTCCGCGAATCGAAGATGACCGTCGAAGGCATCGCCCACGAGGTCGGCTTCAGTGACGCCCGGGAATTCCGGCGCGCCAACATCCGCTGGACCGGACATCCGCCCACCCATCATCGCCGCCGAACTCTCTAGCACGGGGGATCTCACGGTGGCCCGGACGCGGTCGCGGCGGGTCTGGGCGGCGGAGGAACGGGGCATGCCTCAACGGTGAGCAGCCGATCGCCCGAACGGTTAACCTGACGCTGCATCCAGAAACCACCATTCAGGCCCAGAATCGGAGCCACGAGTTGAACGTCCGGAAAAGTCTGATTCTCTCAGTCGCCGGCTTTGCCGCGATGCTCCTGTTCGCCGCGACTGCACCCGCCGAGCCGCGGGCGAAAGTCCCCGGAGCAGATGCCGCCATAGCCAGGGCCGAAAGCCTCCTCGGGACAGACCGATTCGGTATCTACGGGTGCGAAGCCCTGGTGGCCTACGCATTCGACGTCCCGCAGGAGAAATACGGTTGGGACGGCGCTTCTGAGACGATGTACCAGACACTCCTCGCGCAGGGGGAGATCCACAAAGACATGAACGCCCCACGCGGAGCACTTGTCTTCAGCAGAGGATTCGTCGGTCCCCATATCGACATCGCCCTCGGGGATGGGACCTACATATCCGGCGGCGTTCAGGGGCTCTCGCCCGGATACGGCGACGGCAGCAACATCCAAATCCTTCCCACTCCTAGTGTGGGGGACGCCAACTACACCTACCGTGGCTGGAGTCTGGGCTTTCCGAAGGAAGCCTCCGACGAGAGCTGACGCGGAGTCAACGCCTCCGGACTGGCGTTGAAGTCTCTGTCGGTGCCGCCGTCATGAACTTCGTGGATGAGTCAGTTTGGAGGCAAGAGCATCGTCTGCCACGTCCGCTGGGTCGGTGCGACACGGGCGAGGTCGGCTTGGCGATATTGCTGGCCGTCGGGTCCGGTGTACTCCCCCGTCGCGGGGTCGTACTCGGCAACCGCCAACGGCGGGGGCTGTTGGGCAGGAGCGGTTGGCGGCGGGGGTACGGCCGCAGGACCGGTATCGGGGATCGCTTGCCCGGTCGTCGTCGCGTTCGGGTCGCCCTTCCAGTTGTATCCGTCGTTGAGCGGGACGAACTGTTCGTCGCTCTCACAGAGCCGGGCCGACGGGGCTCGCTTGGCGGGATTGCCGGCGCACGGGGTGTTGCGCACACCGCGGACATTGAACGGTGAGTCCTGCGGCGTCCGGCAATAAAGGTCACCTGGAGCACGCTCCGGGTAGTCCACCTCGCTGGGCACGCGCCGTTGCTGCGCGGGTAGGAAGCCCGTCGTGCAGGGTGGCGGCAGATTGATGTTCAGATTGAAGCTCAGATACTGACCGCGATAAGCCTGCTTGGTGTTTCGGTTGGCCATGATGCCGGCCTGTCCTGCGGCGACCGCATGCGGCAGCAGGACCAGAAGCTGCTCGATGTTGTCGTGGTAGGTCACGGCGACCTTGCCCACGCTGGTCAGGTTCGCCATCAGGACGGGCAATGTCGGTTGCACCCGGTCGATCAGCTGACGGGCTTCCTCAGCGGCCGGTCCCCCGTTGTCGATGAACCCGGCCACCGAATCGTCGTGGGTCTCCAGCGACCCCGTCACATCGGCGATATGCCTTGCCCACATTTGGATTTCAGACGATGTGTTGGTCTGCGAGTCGAACACGGGCTGCGCGGAGTCGACGAGCGCCAGGAAAGGGTCGAGGTTCTTGCGCGCGGCCAGGGACAGGTCGGTGGTTCCCCGCACGATGCGCGACAGCTCGGGCCCGAGCCCGCCTACCGCGGTGTATGACTCATCGATAAGGGTCTTGAGGTTGTCGTTCGGTATCGCCTGCAGCCCGGTGTTGGCGTTCGACAGCAGAGTGTTGATATCTGGGGGCACCGAGGTGTTCACCTCGGAAATGACATCTCCATTGCGCAACGGGCGCGACGCTCCGTCTCTGGGCACCAGCGCGATGTACTGTTCGCCGATCGCCGATTGGCTGTGCACCTCGGCCTCGAGGTCCGAGGGGATGTCGATGCCGGACTTCAGCGAAAGCATCGCGTCGACCCCGGTGTCGGTCAGCCGCACATCTTCTATCCGCCCGACCTCGGTTCCGCGGTAGGTGACGTTGCCGGTGGCGTACAGTCCCCCGGCCCTGGGCAGTTGCACCGTGACGGTGTATCGCCCCACCCCGAACAGTTGGGCGGGCAACTTCATGAAGTGGAACACCATGATCGTGATCGCGGTCAGCGCGATCACGAGGAAGATCGCGAGCTGAATCTTGATGCGCCGGTGCAAATGCATTTACCGGCCCTGATCCCAACGGTACGGCACGACAAGGGGATTGCCCGCGGTGTAAGGGCTGGGAAACTGACCAATGGTTCTCCCCCATTGCATCTCGAGCTCGGTGAGGTCGCCCTCCCAGCGCGTGCCGGTGAACAAGCCCGCATCGATTCGGCTCAGCGTGAGGTCGACGATCGCAGTCAGATTGGCATAATCGCCGCGCTGCCAGTTCTCGATGGTCTCGTTCGGGAAAGGGAACGTGGGGATCAGGCTCAGCGACCGAGTGAGACTCGGCCCCGCGGCGGCCAGGCTGCGCAGCACCGGACCGATCTGTTGCAGCTGAGCGACCAGGTTCTCTCTCGTCTTGTTGATGGTGTCAACGGTCAACGCGCAGAACTTCGCGAACTCGTCGGCGGCATTGACGAGATCGTCTCTCTGCCTGTTGAGTTCGGCGATCGCCTCAGGGATGCTCTTCAGCGCACGGTCCAACACCGGCTGACGTGTGGCGAACTTCGTGGCGAGCTGATTCAGGCTCTCCGTCGCCGCGATGATGTCGGGCGTCTGTTCATTCAGGTCTCTGGTGAACGTGTCGAGCTGACCGGCGAGGCTGCGAAGGTCCTGTTCGCGGCCGCGGAACGCCGCGCTGAACGCATCTGTGATGTCTTGGATCTGCCCGAGCCCACCGCCGTTGAGGACCGCCGACACCGCGGCCAGTGTCTGCTCGGTCGTCGGATAGAACCCGCTGTTGGCCAAGGGGATCAGCGATCCTTCGACCAGCCGGCCGGCCGGGGGTTCGTCAGTGGGAGGGGCGAGTTCGACGTGTTGGGAGCCGAGCAGGCTGGTTTGGCCGAGCTTGGCCGTCGAGTTGGCAGGCAGGTTCACATCACCGTCGAGGGTGATCGTCAACAACGCATGCCAGTCCTGACGGTCGATCCTGGTGACGGTTCCGACCGACACGTCGGCCACGCGCACCCGCGAGTTGGGTTCGAGATTGTTCACGTCCGGCATCTGCACCTGGATGCGGAACGAACCGTCACCGCGACCCTGCGTCCCCGGCATCGGTAGCGAATTGAGCCCATGCCATTGCGCGCATCCGGTGGCGGTCAACACGCCGGCAAGGACGAGCAATATCGCGGTGACGCGACGGACGGTCATGACCCTGCCCCGTGGGGGATCATGAGACCGGGCAACCCCTCCGCGGGATCGGTGGACACCGCTCCTTCATTGGCCGCAGCTACCGCGGGCACTTCAGCGGGTAACGGCCCGGGTTGCGGAGCGGCGGGTGCGGGTGGCACGAAGTCGGGGCGCATCCACGGCTCGCTGTAGGTGATCTCGTTGGGACGGGCCTGCGCCCCGACGAAGAAATTGAAGCCCAGCGGCGGAAAGTTGTACTGACGGTTCTTCACTATCGGCGCCATGTACTGGGCGCACAGCTTGGCGGACTGCTCGGCATTGAGTCGCGATGCAGCTTGTATTGCACCACACAGGAATTCAATCGGATTAGAGAAGTTATTCACCGCCAGGGCACCCGTCAGCGCGCCATTGGCCGGTTCGTAGATGTTGTCGAAGTTGCCGATCGTCGTCGGAGCGATGTGCAACGTCTGCTTGATGTCGTCAAGGCTGCCCACCAGGGTGTTGGAGATCGAGGTCAATTTGTCGAACGAGGTACCGACGACCTCACGGTTGTCCTTGGCGAAGCTCTCTACCGCAATGGCCGCCGCATTGAGTTCCTCGACGGCCAACGCCACTTTGTCAGGGTTGTCCGCCAATAGCGAACTGACGGTAGCGAGGTTTCCGTTGAGCCGCTCGAGGGCGCCTGCGCTGTCCTCCAATGCCGTCACCACTGTCGACAGATTGGTGAAGGTGTTGAAGATGTCGTCGCTGTGATCGCCCAACATCGAAAGCGTCTGCGACAGTTTCATTATCGTGTCGCGGATGGACCCGCCCTGACCGCGCAGGTTGTCGGCGCCGGTGTTGACGAACTCCCCCAGTGTGCTCACGGCGCCGGGCTCAGTCGGTTTGAGCAGGTCGGTCAGTCGCTGCAATTGGTCGCGGAAATCGTCCCATTCCACCGGGACCACGGTGCGGTCCTGTCCGATCACTGCGCCGTCAGCCATCACGGGGCCTCCGGTGTATGCGGGAGTCAGCTGGATCGCGCGCCCCGTCACCAGTTGCGGCGACATGATCGCGGCTTTGGCATCGGCGGGTACCTGAACGGAGCTGTCGTATTCGAAAGTCACCTTGGCGCGATCGGGTTGCGGTTCGATCGACAGGACGCGGCCCACCGGTACCCCGAGCACCCTCACATCGTCACCGGGAAACAATCCGTTGCTGTTTTCGAAGTACGCGACAACGATGTTCTGATCAATGCGGTCCTTGATTCGGACGACGGCAAGCACGCCGCACACCAACGTGGCCACCAGAATTACTGCAAGCGCAGATCGGCTGCGTAACAACCGGTTCACGGCTCTCCTCCGGACACGGGGACGAGAGGCGGCGCTTCGCCAGGTGCCTGCACGAGGAGGTCTCCCGGCGTCGGTGGGGTCGCCGACGGCGTGTTTTGTGGGCCGGCCAGGGCCGGCGGCCCCGGGGGCGGACCGCCCGGGGCGGGCGGCGGTGGGGGCTCGCGATACGGGTAGCACCCCGTTGGCCCTGGCAGCGGTATGCCCGGCGGGCCGCAACCCACGTCACCAGGGTTGCCGGTGATCGCGTCAGGGATGGTGAGCCGGGGCTCTCCACCCTGACCGGTCCGCGGATAGGGCACCGGCAGTGGCGGTGTGCCGGGCTGACCGACCTGTGGATCGGTCAACTCGCTGGGCACTTTCACGTTGGGATCGACGCCGAGGTCAGAAAATGCTGCGTCGACGAAGGGTTGGACGAACTGGCCAGGCAACAGATTGGCGACGTAGGCCTTGAAGAACGGGCCCGACGATACTGACTCCCCCAGTGACATCGCGTACGAGTTGAGCAGCTTGACCGCCTTGGCCAACCGGTCCTTACGGTTATCGATGATCGTCAGGACGCCATTGAGCTTTTCCAGCGCCGGTTTGAGATCGCTGCGATTGTCATCGACGAATCCCCTGAGTTCGCGCGACATCGCCGAGATGTTTGTCCAGATCTGGTCCAGGGCAGCACTTTGCGTCTGCAGCGCCTCCAGCAGGGCGTTGGTGTCGTGGACGAGCGTTACCACCTGATCGGTGCGTTTAGCCAGCACCGCGGTGACTTTCGCGGCGTTGGCGAGTAACGACCGCATCTGTTCGTCGTGCTTGTTGATGGTCGCGGCGAAACGCGCGACACCCTCCACCGCTGTCTTCAGATGTGGGGGTGTGTCGGCAAATGTCTGTGCGATGGTGCTGAGTGAGTTCGAAAGTTGTTTGGTGTCAATACCGCTCACGGTGTTCGCCAGATCCCCCAGCGCGTCGGGCAGCTGGTACGGCGAGAACGTCCGCTCGATCGGGATCGGCCCATCCAGTTGCCCGCTTCCGCGAGGGGTCACGTTGAGCACTTTCGAACCCAGCAGGCTCTTGGTTCTGATGGCGGCCTCGGTGCGGTCCCCCAGGCGAATGTTGCCTGCGATCTTGAAGGTCACCAGGACTCGCGGCCCGGCCAGCCGAATGCTGGACACCTTGCCGACCGGATACCCGGACACCTCGACACCGGCTCCGGTGAACAGCCCGCCGGCATCGGCGAAGTACGCCTGATATTCCTTGCCCTGATTGAGGAATGGCAGCTTTTGGTACTGCAGCGCCGCGGTGACGATGACCGCGGTGATCGCTGCGCCGACGATGCCGATCACCACGGGGTTGCGTTCGCTGAGAGATTTCATCGAGGTGTACACCGCCCGCTGGCCTGGCCGGCGACCTTGACGTAAACCGGCTGGCCTCCTTTTCCGTTGAGCTTGAGCACGATCTCGCACAGGTAGAAGCTGAAGAAGTCGCCGTACAGACCCTGGCGACCCAGCGCTTGGTACTTGTCGGGAAGCGTGTTCAACAGGTTGTCTAGGTAGTCGTGGTCGGCTACCGCGATCCCCGCGGCCCGGTCCGTTTGGCGGACGACCTCACGCAAAGGTGGACGGGTCGCCGCGAGCAGATCAGCCAACGATGCCGTGCCGGCGTTGATGTGCGCGACGGCGTTGGTGATGTCGGTCTTGCGTTCGGCCAGCCCATGGACGAGTTCGGCGAGCGAGGTGACCGCCGAATCGAACCGATCACTTTGTGCCCCAATCGTAGTAAGGACCACGTTGAGGTTGTCGACGACCTCGCCGATGAGCTGATCTCGGTCGGCAAGCGTGTTGGTGACTGCCGCTGCCTGGTCGAGGAACGATCCGATGGTGGGGCCCTGGCCCTGGAGTGCGCCGATGAGTTGGCCGCTGAGCTCGTTCACCTGCTCGGGGCTAAGCGCCCGGAAGAGCGGCCGAAAGCCACCGATGAGCGAATCCAAGTCCAGCGCGGGTTGTGTGCGCGCCAACGGGATCGTCGCACCCGGCGCCAGCGACCGCAGACCACCGGCCCCCTCTTCCAGTGCGACGAAGCGGCCCCCGAATAGGTTGTCGTACCGGATGACCGCGCGGGTGCCCTCGGTGAGCACGACGGTGTCATCGGTGTCGAATCTGACGTGCACGGTGGCGTCGTCGTCGACAGTGATGGATTCGACCTTGCCAACCTCGACTCCGGCGATGCGCACCATGTCGCCGTCGCGCAAGCCCGACACGTTGCTGAATACCGCCGTGTAGGTCTTGCCCTCCCCGAAACGGAACTGCGCGAAAACCGCTAGCAGAATAAAGGTTCCGAGTACGCATACCGTCATGAAGACGCCCAACCGCCAGGCCGCCGCCCTGAAGTTTCCTCTCATGGCGTCGGCGCTCCCGCCTGAGCTAACGGCTCCGGCGTCGCCGGTGGCACACCGGGCCACAACGGAACTCCCCCAGGTCCGTACAGCGGGGCACCGTAGGGTGGCGCACCGGGATAGGGCACCGGTCCGATCGCAGGCCCTGGAATGCATTGCCGGATGCTGGGCCGTTCGGGTACCGCACGGGTGACCGGGAAGAAGTTGACCCAACACGGGTGTCCGATACCGGGGTTGGGTCGGAAGTCCACCCCGGTGCCCCATCCGGTGTTTGTCACGAGCTGCCGAACCGGGAAGTTCTTGGAGGCATCGGGCAGCGATCCGCACCCGGGTTGCCCGCCGGGGCCGCCCTTGGCGGCGATGATCGGCAGGTTCTGCGGGAACTGGTACGGATCGTTGCCGCCCAGGAGCGCGATGTCGAGTTGGATGGATCTGCCGTCGCGACCGCCCCACACCTCATAGCCGCCGTTCTCCAGGAACCAGGTCGCCCCCTGCAGCCAGCAGGTGTAGATCGGGTCGTACTTGTGCAGCAGGGCCGTCGTCGGGGCGAGTGTGTTGACGGCGTCGGCCAGACTGTCCTTGCTGGTGGTGAGCAGCTGGGTTCCTGACTGTGCAAATCCGGTCACGTTGAGCAGCAACGTGTCCAGCGCGGCGCTGTGCGCGACCACGGTGTCGCTGGTGGTGCTCGCGGCGTCCAGAATCGAGATGATGTCGTCGGCGACCGCGGCGTAGGTGTCGTTGAGGTTCTTGAACGATCGCCAGTCGGCACGCATGATGTCGCTGCGTTCGTTGACTGCGGTCAGGACCTGGTTGAGTGCGGTGGCGGCCTCGCCCATTCGCGGCCCCTGGCCGCGTACCGCGTCCGCGACTGCCGTCAGGACGGCATTGATTTTCGCGGGATCCACCATGCGCAGCAGATCGACGATGTTCTCGAAGATCGTGTTCACCTCGGTACTGACGTTCTTCGAGATCAGCACGGCGCCAGCGGCCAACCTCTCCGTGCTGGGATTTTCCGGCGGAACGAGGTCGACGAATTTGGAGCCAAAGGCCGTGGTAGCCGAGATCTGGGCTTCGACGTTCGCGGGGATGCGCGAGATTTGATCGGGCTCGATCTCGAGCAGCAATCTGACTGGCCCGTTGCCGCCTTCGATGTGTCCAACACGGCCGACTTGTACGCCGCGCATCTTGACGCGTGCGCCGGTCTCCATCACCAGCCCGGCGCGGTCGGCGGTCAACGTCACGGGCACATACGAACTGAACGTCCCGCTGAACGCCACGGCGGTGGCAGCGACGAACATGGCCAGTACCATCAACAGCGCCAACGCCCACCAGGCGTTGTGCAGTCGGTGCTCGCCGGCCCTGGCTTTCATCGTCAACCCGCCAGGTTGAAGTTGCCGGACTGCCCGTAAACGGCCAGCGAGATCAGGACGATCTCGACGGCGGCCACGACCATCGAGGTACGCACCGCCCGGCCCACCGCCTCACCGACGCCGGCGGGACCCCCGCGGGCCGTGAAGCCGTAATAGGTGTGGACGAGCATGATCACCACGGTGATGGCGACCGACTGCAGGAATGACCACACCAGGTCGGTCGGGTTGAGGAAGGTGTTGAAGTAGTGGTCGTAAACACCCGAACCCTGGCCGTAAATGGCGGTGGTTCCGGTGCGCGCAGCCAAGAAGGCCATCATGGTCGCGATGCAGAACAGCGGGATGACCACGATCACTCCTGCGAGCACCCGCGTGGCGGCCAGGTAGGTGATGCTTCGAATTCCGATGACCTCGAGCGCGTCGATCTCCTCGTTGATGCGCATCGCGCCCAGCTGCGCGGTGGCACCGGCCCCGATCGTGGCCGATAACGCAACCGCGGTGGTGCCGGGCACGATCAGACGCACGTTGAAGAACGCCGACGCGAATCCGGTGAGTGCCTCGACGCCAATGGAAGCGAACTGGTTATAGCCCTGCACGGCGACCAGCGCGCCGGTGGTCATCGTGAGGAAGGCGACGATCGCCACCGTCCCGCCCACCACGGCCAGAGCTCCCACGCCCAAACCCATTTGAGCGATCAGGCGCAGCTGTTCGGCAGGGTATCGCCGGATGGCTTCGGGAATGGCGGTCAACGTTGTGGCGTAGAAGCGGGATTGTTCGCCCAGCTGATTCCAGCCACCGGCCACCCTCTCGGCTGCCTGGCGCAGCCGATGGTGCACTCGACTGGGCACGGCCTGAGTCATCGCGGCCATGTCACTGCACCGTGAACTGGATGCCGACGGCGGTGACGATCACGTTGATGGCGAACAGCACCATGAACGTGAAGACGACCGTCTCATTGACCGCATTGCCCACGCCGGCGGGCCCGCCGCCGACGGAAATGCCCTTGTAGCAGGCGATCAGCCCTGCGGCCAGCCCGAACAACGTGGCCTTGGTCAGCGAGACCAGAACGTCGGCGACACCGGTCAGCAGGGTCATTCCGGCTATGAAGGCACCGGCCGAGACGTGCTGAATGAACACGCAGAAGAAGAACGCCCCGGCGAGACCGGCGATGATGACCGTCGAGGAAAGGGCCAGCGCCACAGTCGTTGCCGCCAGCACCCGCGGCACAACCAACACTTGGATGGGGTTGATGCCCATCACTTTCATGGCGTCGAGTTCTTCTCGTATGGTGCGCGCCCCCAGGTCGGCACACATCGCCGTCGCGCCGGCGCCCGACACGACGAGCACCGTCACGATGGGACCGATTTGGTTGACGGTGCCGATGGCAGCCCCGGTTCCGGCGAAATCTGCGGCGCCGAACTCGGTCAGCAGGATGTTGAACGTGAACACCAGCAGTACCGAGTACGGCAGTGTAAGCATCAGCGCCGGAAGTACCGACACCCGCGCGACGAACCAGGTTTGCAGGACGTACTCGCGCCAGGCAAAGGGCGGCTTGACCATGGCGATCAACGTGTCAGCCGCCATGGCGAAGAAGCCGCCCAACGCACCGAACGGCTTGGCGGCCAACGTCATCGCCACGAGTCAGCCCTCCCGTCGCCAAAACGGATATCCGGCGGGTCGTCGACCTAGAGGATTCGCCGGCGCCCGGATCTCACCGTCCGTCAACACCGCCGAAACGTATCGACTCCGAAGTGGGAGTTGCTGCTCCAATCGGAGGGATATCGGTCCTCCTTTGGAGAAGGCTGTCAAGACGATCGCCAATCAGCACATCCGCCCGGCGTACCGTCGCGGCATCGAAGACTATGCCTTGCAGGAGATTCGGTATGTCACACCCATGGAAATCAATAAGCATCTTTCTTCCCTGCGCAATGCCTGTCGACCAGGTGGGCAACCAGCTCCGGGCCCGAGTCCTACACTTTGCCGCCGACGCCGGGAAATTCGTCGACGATATGCGCATCGAGGGGAAGGCGGCGCATTCCGACAGCTGGTTTGAGTGGCGGATGGCCTACCGGCCTGGTCCGCCCGGTCTGCGTTATGGCTCAGCTTGCGGGACAGGCGACACCATCTCACGGTCGCCGCGCTAGCAATTGCGAATTGACCACGGTGTCCGTTAACGGCCATGTCACCCGGTAGAATCGCAGAACATCGATTCACTGGGGGTAGGACATCCGCGCAGTATCAGCCGAACCGGGCACAGGAACGCGTAAACGCGACCCGGAACGCAAGAACAGAATCCTCGAGGCTGCGGCCGACCTCGTCGCCCGAAAAGGCTTCCACGCCGTCTCAATTGCGGAAATCGGAGCCGCGGCGGGCATCACCGGGTCCGGTATCTACCGCCACTTCGACAGCAAATCGGCCGTCCTGGTGGCGCTCTTCGACCGAGTGATCGACGATTTGCTTCGCGACGAACAGCAGATCCTCGACACCGTGACCGACCTTGGATCCGCCCTGGATCAGCTGATCGCCGGTCAAGTGGAGTTCGTCGTCGGCGATCGTGAACTGGCCCAGGTCTACTACAACGAGATCAACAACCTGCCGGACGAGGACCGGCGGCGGCTGCGCCGTAAGCAACGGCTCTACCTCGAGGAATGGGTCCACCTCGTCAACGAGATGCGTGCCGACCTCACCGATACGGAAGCGCGGACCGTCGTGCATGCGGTGATCGGGGCGATTCAGTCCCCGCTGTTCCACAACGTTGGC
The nucleotide sequence above comes from Mycolicibacterium moriokaense. Encoded proteins:
- a CDS encoding MlaE family ABC transporter permease, whose translation is MTLAAKPFGALGGFFAMAADTLIAMVKPPFAWREYVLQTWFVARVSVLPALMLTLPYSVLLVFTFNILLTEFGAADFAGTGAAIGTVNQIGPIVTVLVVSGAGATAMCADLGARTIREELDAMKVMGINPIQVLVVPRVLAATTVALALSSTVIIAGLAGAFFFCVFIQHVSAGAFIAGMTLLTGVADVLVSLTKATLFGLAAGLIACYKGISVGGGPAGVGNAVNETVVFTFMVLFAINVIVTAVGIQFTVQ
- a CDS encoding ABC transporter permease — encoded protein: MTQAVPSRVHHRLRQAAERVAGGWNQLGEQSRFYATTLTAIPEAIRRYPAEQLRLIAQMGLGVGALAVVGGTVAIVAFLTMTTGALVAVQGYNQFASIGVEALTGFASAFFNVRLIVPGTTAVALSATIGAGATAQLGAMRINEEIDALEVIGIRSITYLAATRVLAGVIVVIPLFCIATMMAFLAARTGTTAIYGQGSGVYDHYFNTFLNPTDLVWSFLQSVAITVVIMLVHTYYGFTARGGPAGVGEAVGRAVRTSMVVAAVEIVLISLAVYGQSGNFNLAG
- a CDS encoding virulence factor Mce family protein, encoding MRGNFRAAAWRLGVFMTVCVLGTFILLAVFAQFRFGEGKTYTAVFSNVSGLRDGDMVRIAGVEVGKVESITVDDDATVHVRFDTDDTVVLTEGTRAVIRYDNLFGGRFVALEEGAGGLRSLAPGATIPLARTQPALDLDSLIGGFRPLFRALSPEQVNELSGQLIGALQGQGPTIGSFLDQAAAVTNTLADRDQLIGEVVDNLNVVLTTIGAQSDRFDSAVTSLAELVHGLAERKTDITNAVAHINAGTASLADLLAATRPPLREVVRQTDRAAGIAVADHDYLDNLLNTLPDKYQALGRQGLYGDFFSFYLCEIVLKLNGKGGQPVYVKVAGQASGRCTPR
- a CDS encoding MCE family protein encodes the protein MKARAGEHRLHNAWWALALLMVLAMFVAATAVAFSGTFSSYVPVTLTADRAGLVMETGARVKMRGVQVGRVGHIEGGNGPVRLLLEIEPDQISRIPANVEAQISATTAFGSKFVDLVPPENPSTERLAAGAVLISKNVSTEVNTIFENIVDLLRMVDPAKINAVLTAVADAVRGQGPRMGEAATALNQVLTAVNERSDIMRADWRSFKNLNDTYAAVADDIISILDAASTTSDTVVAHSAALDTLLLNVTGFAQSGTQLLTTSKDSLADAVNTLAPTTALLHKYDPIYTCWLQGATWFLENGGYEVWGGRDGRSIQLDIALLGGNDPYQFPQNLPIIAAKGGPGGQPGCGSLPDASKNFPVRQLVTNTGWGTGVDFRPNPGIGHPCWVNFFPVTRAVPERPSIRQCIPGPAIGPVPYPGAPPYGAPLYGPGGVPLWPGVPPATPEPLAQAGAPTP